A region of Anaerolineales bacterium DNA encodes the following proteins:
- a CDS encoding metal ABC transporter permease yields IVLPGIVIAYLAGWPLVLGALLAGVIAALGIGAISERTRIKEDSAIGVIFAGAFALGVALLSTQRGYVVDLVHILFGNLLGVSVTDLLWMGVLGVLALATVFVFYKELLVLSFDPVLAATLRLPARFLKNLLLVLMAVVIVVSLNAVGVTLVLAMLVTPASAAYLLTRRLPSMMALGAAFGTLSAFLGLYLSYYWNLASGPAIVLVATAIFAVALLAAPRRGHLWSRWRRGTPDVRPA; encoded by the coding sequence CATTGTGTTACCGGGCATCGTGATCGCCTACCTGGCCGGCTGGCCGCTGGTGCTGGGTGCGCTGCTGGCCGGGGTGATCGCCGCCCTGGGAATCGGCGCCATCAGTGAGCGGACGCGCATCAAGGAAGACAGCGCCATTGGCGTGATCTTCGCGGGTGCCTTCGCCTTAGGCGTGGCGCTGCTTTCCACCCAACGCGGCTATGTCGTCGACCTGGTGCACATCCTTTTCGGCAATCTGCTGGGGGTGTCGGTAACGGACCTGCTCTGGATGGGCGTGTTGGGTGTGTTGGCGCTGGCGACTGTGTTTGTGTTCTACAAGGAGCTGCTGGTGCTCTCATTCGATCCGGTCCTGGCGGCCACGCTGCGCCTGCCGGCGCGCTTCCTTAAGAACCTGCTCCTGGTCTTGATGGCCGTCGTGATTGTCGTCTCGCTGAACGCCGTCGGGGTGACGCTGGTCCTGGCGATGCTGGTCACGCCGGCCTCGGCCGCCTACCTGCTGACCCGCCGGCTGCCGTCGATGATGGCCCTGGGGGCGGCCTTTGGCACGCTTTCTGCGTTCCTTGGCCTCTACCTTTCCTACTATTGGAACCTGGCCTCCGGTCCTGCTATCGTTCTAGTGGCGACCGCCATCTTCGCCGTGGCATTGCTCGCCGCGCCACGGCGCGGTCATTTGTGGTCGCGCTGGAGGAGGGGAACCCCGGATGTCCGTCCCGCCTGA